The following are encoded together in the Bacillus sp. NP157 genome:
- a CDS encoding acyl-CoA dehydrogenase C-terminal domain-containing protein: MTIYKAPLNDMRFALYDVLGAEAVLARLEGGEAHNRELLDAVLDEAARFNEQVLAPLNASGDAEGCHYDKATASVTTPKGFKEAYRQYADGGWAGLTAHEKFGGQALPAVLGALVKEMIDSANLAWGIYPLLSHGATDALEHHGDEWQQDTFLKPLVEGRWTGTMCLTEPQAGSDLGLLKTRAEPNDDGSYRVTGTKIFISAGEHDFAENIIHLVLARLPDAPAGSRGISMLVVPKFKVNADGSLGERNAAAAGAIEHKMGIKGSATCVMNFDEAQGWLIGPAHKGLVAMFTMMNAARLAVGIQGLAVSERALQNSLNYARERLQMRALSGPKLPEKPADPLTVHPDVRRMLLTQRAFVEGGRVLAAYAALQSDIESRDADPQARKQAGELLSFLIPIAKGLLTEAAQECTKEALQIFGGHGFIAEHGMEQFVRDARIITLYEGTTQIQALDLLGRKIVQLQGAGLKHFLGEISAFCHANAANETVKAYVGPLAVAAKAWGDLTIEIAGKAQANPEELGAAAVDYLYYSGYITLAYCLARSVLAAEGTTLLNAEGKQAKRDTANFYFARILPRIHLHKAAIDAGVETLPELL; encoded by the coding sequence ATGACGATCTACAAAGCCCCGCTCAATGACATGCGTTTCGCGCTCTACGACGTGCTCGGCGCCGAAGCCGTGCTGGCCCGCCTCGAAGGCGGCGAAGCGCATAACCGCGAATTGCTGGACGCCGTGCTCGACGAAGCCGCGCGTTTCAACGAGCAGGTGCTCGCCCCGCTGAATGCCTCCGGCGATGCCGAGGGCTGCCACTACGACAAGGCGACCGCCTCGGTCACCACGCCGAAGGGCTTCAAGGAAGCCTATCGCCAGTACGCCGACGGCGGCTGGGCCGGCCTTACCGCGCACGAAAAATTCGGTGGCCAGGCGCTCCCCGCCGTGCTCGGCGCGCTGGTGAAGGAAATGATCGACTCGGCCAACCTGGCCTGGGGCATCTATCCCCTGCTCTCGCACGGCGCGACCGACGCGCTGGAGCACCATGGCGACGAGTGGCAGCAGGACACCTTCCTCAAGCCGCTGGTGGAAGGCCGCTGGACCGGCACCATGTGCCTGACCGAACCGCAGGCCGGCTCCGACCTGGGCCTGCTGAAGACTCGTGCCGAACCGAACGACGACGGCAGCTACCGGGTCACCGGCACGAAGATCTTCATCAGCGCCGGCGAGCACGATTTCGCCGAGAACATCATCCACCTCGTGCTCGCCCGCCTGCCGGACGCGCCGGCCGGTAGCCGCGGCATCTCGATGCTGGTGGTGCCGAAGTTCAAGGTGAATGCGGACGGCTCGCTGGGCGAGCGCAATGCCGCCGCGGCCGGCGCCATCGAGCACAAGATGGGCATCAAGGGCTCGGCCACCTGCGTGATGAATTTCGACGAGGCGCAGGGCTGGCTGATCGGCCCCGCGCACAAGGGCCTGGTGGCAATGTTCACCATGATGAATGCGGCGCGCCTCGCCGTCGGCATCCAGGGCCTGGCGGTATCCGAGCGTGCCCTGCAGAACAGCCTGAACTACGCCCGCGAGCGCCTGCAGATGCGTGCGCTGTCCGGCCCGAAGTTGCCGGAAAAGCCGGCCGATCCGCTCACCGTCCATCCCGACGTGCGCAGGATGCTGCTCACCCAGCGCGCCTTCGTCGAGGGCGGTCGCGTGCTGGCCGCCTACGCGGCGCTGCAGAGCGACATCGAATCGCGCGATGCCGATCCGCAGGCGCGCAAGCAGGCGGGTGAACTGCTTTCGTTCCTGATCCCGATCGCCAAGGGCCTGCTGACCGAAGCGGCCCAGGAATGCACCAAGGAAGCGCTGCAGATCTTCGGCGGCCACGGTTTCATCGCCGAACATGGCATGGAGCAGTTCGTCCGCGATGCCCGCATCATCACCCTGTACGAAGGCACCACGCAGATCCAGGCGCTGGACCTGCTCGGCCGCAAGATCGTCCAGCTGCAGGGTGCGGGCCTGAAGCATTTCCTCGGCGAGATCTCGGCGTTCTGCCACGCCAACGCGGCGAACGAGACGGTGAAGGCCTATGTCGGCCCGCTGGCCGTAGCAGCGAAGGCCTGGGGCGACCTGACCATCGAGATCGCCGGCAAGGCCCAGGCCAACCCCGAAGAACTCGGCGCGGCCGCGGTCGATTATTTGTATTACTCCGGCTACATCACCCTGGCCTATTGCCTGGCCCGCAGCGTGCTGGCCGCCGAGGGCACGACCCTGCTCAACGCCGAGGGCAAGCAGGCCAAGCGCGACACGGCCAACTTCTACTTCGCCCGCATCCTGCCGCGCATCCACCTGCACAAGGCGGCGATCGACGCCGGCGTCGAGACCCTGCCCGAGCTGCTGTAG
- a CDS encoding SET domain-containing protein-lysine N-methyltransferase, whose amino-acid sequence MTRRIVARRSPIHGNGVFATAPIKAGEDVIEYKGDRITHAQADKKYGDGGETGHTFLFTLNDKWIVDGNSHGNVARWINYGCDPNCQAVILEDEPGKDSKKDKVMIEALRDIAPGEELVYDYGITLDMPHTARLKKIWACRCGSPKCTGTMLKPKRKAA is encoded by the coding sequence ATGACACGACGCATCGTCGCGCGCCGCTCCCCCATCCACGGCAACGGCGTCTTCGCCACCGCGCCCATCAAGGCCGGCGAAGATGTCATCGAATACAAGGGCGACCGGATCACCCACGCCCAGGCCGACAAGAAGTACGGCGACGGCGGCGAAACCGGCCACACCTTCCTGTTCACGCTGAACGACAAGTGGATCGTCGACGGCAACAGCCACGGCAACGTCGCGCGCTGGATCAACTACGGCTGCGATCCGAACTGCCAGGCCGTGATCCTCGAGGACGAACCGGGCAAGGATTCGAAGAAAGATAAGGTGATGATCGAGGCCTTGCGCGACATCGCCCCGGGTGAAGAGCTGGTCTACGACTATGGCATCACCCTGGATATGCCGCACACCGCGCGCCTGAAGAAGATCTGGGCCTGCCGCTGCGGCTCGCCCAAGTGCACCGGCACCATGCTGAAGCCCAAGCGCAAGGCCGCCTGA
- a CDS encoding type 1 glutamine amidotransferase, with product MARKQLEGRRIAVLATDGFEQSELMEPKRLLEEAGATVDVIAPGDAKQIKGWDNKDWGQSVDVDVALDQADAGRYDAIVLPGGVINPDKLRMDDKAVGLVKTIADAGKPVAAICHGPWTLINAGLVKGKKVTSWPSLKADLGNAGAQWEDSQVVKDGNLITSRKPDDIPAFTEALIGALAG from the coding sequence ATGGCCCGCAAGCAACTCGAAGGCCGCCGCATCGCCGTCCTCGCCACTGACGGTTTCGAACAGTCCGAACTGATGGAACCCAAGCGCCTGCTCGAAGAGGCAGGGGCGACGGTGGATGTCATCGCGCCGGGCGACGCGAAGCAGATCAAGGGCTGGGACAACAAGGACTGGGGCCAGTCCGTCGACGTCGACGTGGCCCTGGACCAGGCCGACGCGGGTCGCTACGACGCCATCGTGCTTCCCGGTGGCGTGATCAACCCCGACAAGCTGCGCATGGACGACAAGGCGGTCGGCCTGGTCAAGACCATCGCCGACGCCGGCAAGCCCGTCGCCGCGATCTGCCACGGTCCGTGGACCCTGATCAACGCGGGCCTGGTCAAGGGCAAAAAGGTCACCTCGTGGCCGTCGCTCAAGGCTGACCTGGGGAATGCGGGTGCGCAGTGGGAGGATAGCCAGGTGGTGAAGGACGGGAACCTGATTACGAGCCGCAAGCCTGACGATATTCCGGCGTTTACGGAGGCGTTGATTGGGGCGCTGGCTGGCTGA
- a CDS encoding elongation factor G — translation MSPSTERIRSLSLAGHAGAGKTTLFEAMLHAGGVLNSMGSVEKGSTVSDTDPLERSRGHSIDAAIASIERNGYRIHLVDTPGYADFRGPALAALAATDTVAIVVNAANGIEHGTRSMMAHAKERGLARLLIVNRIDAEGVDLAALVDELRAEFGPECLPVNLPAAQGQAVRDAYFQNGGDSDFSSPGEAHQQLIDQVVEIDDSVMEHYLDKGEASLTTAELHDALEHCLRDGHLVPIVFTSARDGVGVNELLELIERILPCPNEVNPPPFHDDSGTRFAIAADAAKHVVADVFKIVNDPFVGKLGVFRVWQGTVRKDSQLLVDDGRKPFKVAHLFRLKGKDHVEIDEALPGDIVAVAKVDEIHFDAVLHDAADESRIHLQPCPFPSPMFGLAVEPAHKGQEQKLSQALARLAEEDPCFIVEHHAEVNQTVIRGLSDLHLKLMLERMKSRYDVEVVTQAPRIAYRETIGGSSEGHHRHKKQTGGAGQFGEVFLRVEPLDRGAGFVFADETKGGVIPNQFMPAIEKGIRQAMDGGAVAGYPMQDVRVVVYDGKHHPVDSKEVAFISAGRKAFLDAVSRARPLVLEPVVDLEVSIPDHSVGDVTGGLASRRAQIMGTDSLRGGETLIKARVPLAELADFPTQLKAVTGGQGRYAMDFSHYDTVPPGVQRKLVEMWKPKAEED, via the coding sequence GTGTCGCCATCCACGGAACGCATCCGCAGCCTGTCACTCGCCGGCCACGCCGGGGCCGGCAAGACCACGTTGTTCGAAGCCATGCTCCACGCCGGCGGCGTGCTCAACAGCATGGGCAGCGTCGAAAAGGGCAGTACCGTCTCGGACACCGATCCCCTGGAGCGATCCCGGGGCCATTCCATCGATGCCGCCATCGCCTCGATCGAGCGCAACGGCTACCGCATCCACCTCGTCGACACCCCCGGCTACGCGGATTTCCGCGGGCCCGCCCTGGCGGCCCTCGCCGCCACCGACACCGTGGCCATCGTGGTGAACGCGGCCAACGGCATCGAACACGGCACGCGCAGCATGATGGCCCACGCGAAGGAGCGCGGGCTGGCACGCCTGCTCATCGTCAATCGGATCGATGCCGAAGGCGTCGACCTCGCCGCCCTCGTGGACGAGTTGCGCGCGGAGTTCGGCCCGGAGTGCCTGCCGGTGAACCTGCCGGCCGCGCAGGGCCAAGCCGTGCGCGATGCGTATTTCCAGAACGGCGGCGACAGCGATTTCTCCTCGCCCGGCGAAGCGCACCAGCAGCTGATCGACCAGGTGGTGGAGATCGACGACAGCGTGATGGAGCACTACCTCGACAAGGGCGAGGCATCGCTGACCACGGCCGAACTGCATGACGCCCTGGAGCACTGCCTGCGCGACGGACACCTGGTGCCGATCGTGTTCACCAGTGCGCGCGACGGCGTCGGCGTCAACGAACTGCTCGAGCTGATCGAACGCATCCTGCCCTGCCCCAACGAAGTCAATCCACCGCCGTTCCACGACGACAGCGGCACGCGCTTCGCGATCGCCGCCGATGCGGCGAAACACGTGGTGGCCGACGTCTTCAAGATCGTCAATGACCCGTTCGTCGGCAAGCTGGGCGTGTTCCGGGTATGGCAGGGCACCGTGCGCAAGGATTCGCAGTTGCTGGTCGACGACGGGCGCAAGCCGTTCAAGGTCGCGCACCTGTTCCGGCTGAAGGGCAAGGACCACGTGGAGATCGACGAGGCCTTGCCGGGCGACATCGTCGCGGTGGCCAAGGTCGACGAGATCCATTTCGACGCCGTGTTGCACGACGCCGCCGATGAATCGCGCATCCACCTGCAGCCGTGTCCGTTTCCGTCGCCGATGTTCGGCCTGGCCGTGGAACCGGCGCACAAGGGCCAGGAGCAGAAGCTGTCGCAGGCGCTCGCACGGCTTGCCGAGGAAGACCCCTGCTTCATCGTCGAACACCATGCCGAGGTGAACCAGACCGTCATCCGCGGTCTCTCCGACCTGCACCTGAAGCTGATGCTGGAACGGATGAAGTCACGCTACGACGTCGAGGTGGTGACCCAGGCACCGCGCATCGCATATCGCGAAACCATCGGTGGCTCGTCCGAAGGACACCATCGGCACAAGAAACAGACCGGTGGCGCGGGTCAGTTCGGCGAAGTGTTCCTGCGCGTGGAACCGCTGGATCGTGGCGCGGGATTCGTCTTCGCGGATGAAACCAAGGGCGGCGTGATCCCGAACCAGTTCATGCCGGCGATCGAGAAGGGCATCCGCCAGGCGATGGACGGCGGTGCCGTCGCCGGCTACCCGATGCAGGACGTGCGCGTCGTGGTCTACGACGGCAAGCACCATCCGGTGGACTCGAAGGAGGTGGCGTTCATCAGCGCGGGCCGCAAGGCGTTCCTCGACGCGGTATCGCGAGCGCGGCCGCTGGTGCTGGAACCGGTGGTCGACCTCGAGGTATCGATCCCGGACCACTCGGTAGGCGACGTGACCGGTGGGCTGGCCTCGCGACGTGCGCAGATCATGGGCACGGATTCACTGCGCGGCGGCGAGACCCTGATCAAGGCCCGCGTGCCCCTGGCCGAGCTGGCGGATTTCCCGACGCAGCTGAAGGCGGTCACCGGCGGCCAGGGCCGCTACGCAATGGACTTCAGCCACTACGACACCGTGCCGCCCGGCGTGCAACGCAAGCTGGTCGAGATGTGGAAGCCCAAAGCCGAAGAAGACTAA